A stretch of Macadamia integrifolia cultivar HAES 741 unplaced genomic scaffold, SCU_Mint_v3 scaffold_189A, whole genome shotgun sequence DNA encodes these proteins:
- the LOC122071087 gene encoding guanosine nucleotide diphosphate dissociation inhibitor At5g09550 — MDVEYDVIVLGTGLKECILSGLLSVDGLKVLHMDRNDYYGGESTSLNLVQLWKRFRGNDKPPEHLGSSREYNVDMIPKFMMANGGLVRVLIHTDVTKYLNFKAVDGSFVYNKGKIYKVPATDVEALKSPLMGLFEKRRARKFFIYVQDYEENDPKSHERLDLNKVTARDVISKYGLDDNTVDFIGHALALHKDDTYLDEPAKDFVKRMKLYAESLARFRGGSPYIYPLYGLGELPQAFARLSAVYGGTYMLNKPECKVEFDANGKAFGVTSEGETAKCKKVVCDPSYLPDKVKKVGKVARAICIMSHPIPNTSDSHSVQVILPQKQLGRKSDMYLFCCSYSHNVAPKGKYIAFVSTEAETDNPEVELKPGTDLLGPVDEMFFDVYDRYEPINNHDVGNCFISSSYDATTHFETTVKDVINMYSKITGKTLDLSVDLSAASAAAEE, encoded by the exons GTATTGCATATGGACAGAAATGACTACTATGGAGGAGAGTCGACCTCACTTAATCTAGTTCAG CTTTGGAAACGATTCAGGGGCAATGACAAGCCTCCTGAGCATCTGGGCTCAAGCAGAGAGTACAATGTTGATATGATCCCTAAG TTCATGATGGCCAATGGTGGTTTAGTACGTGTCCTCATCCATACTGATGTTACTAAGTATCTGAATTTCAAGGCTGTTGATGGCAGTTTCGTGTACAACAAAGGGAAG ATTTATAAAGTTCCAGCTACTGATGTTGAGGCACTGAAATCCCCACTTATGGGACTTTTTGAAAAGCGCCGTGCTCGGAAGTTCTTCATCTATGTGCAAGACTATGAAGAGAATGATCCAAAATCTCATGAAAGGCTGGACCTGAACAAAGTTACAGCAAGAGATGTCATTTC AAAATATGGTTTAGATGATAATACAGTTGACTTCATTGGTCATGCTTTGGCCCTCCACAAAGATGATACCTACTTGGATGAGCCCGCCAAGGAttttgtgaagaggatgaag CTGTATGCTGAGTCTTTGGCACGCTTTCGAGGAGGATCCCCATATATTTATCCACTATATGGACTGGGAGAATTACCACAG GCATTTGCTCGTCTTAGTGCTGTTTATGGTGGCACTTACATGCTCAACAAACCAGAGTGCAAG GTAGAGTTTGATGCAAATGGAAAAGCTTTTGGTGTGACTTCTGAAGGTGAAACTGCAAAATGCAAGAAAGTTGTATGTGATCCTTCCTATTTGCCTGACAAG GTTAAGAAAGTTGGGAAAGTTGCTCGTGCAATCTGTATAATGAGTCATCCCATCCCAAACACGAGCGACTCTCATTCAGTCCAGGTTATCCTACCACAGAAACAACTTGGGCGTAAATCAGACAT GTACCTATTCTGCTGTTCATATTCCCACAATGTTGCTCCCAAAGGAAAATACATTGCTTTTGTTTCAACAGAAGCAGAGACTGACAATCCTGAAGTAGAATTGAAGCCTGGGACAGATCTACTTGGACCAGTAGACGAAATGTTCTTCGATGTTTATGACAGATACGAACCCATCAACAACCATGATGTCGGAAACTGCTTCATTTCTTCT AGTTACGATGCAACAACACACTTTGAGACCACAGTAAAAGATGTAATCAACATGTACAGTAAGATAACTggaaag ACTCTTGATCTTTCTGTGGATCTTAGTGCTGCTAGTGCTGCTGCTGAAGAATGA